In Nicotiana tabacum cultivar K326 chromosome 2, ASM71507v2, whole genome shotgun sequence, the following proteins share a genomic window:
- the LOC107761096 gene encoding cytokinin riboside 5'-monophosphate phosphoribohydrolase LOG3: MEREMISDVMVVSKFKRICVFCGSSQGKKSSYQDAAIELGNELVSRNIDLVYGGGSIGLMGLVSQAVHDGGRHVIGVIPKTLMPRELTGETVGEVKAVADMHQRKAEMARHSDAFIALPGGYGTLEELLEVITWAQLGIHDKPVGLLNVDGYYNSLLSFIDKAVEEGFISPNAREIIVSAPTAKELVKKLEEYVPCHEQVASKLSWEMEQLGYPQAEEMAR; this comes from the exons ATGGAGAGGGAGATGATCAGTGATGTGATGGTAGTATCAAAATTCAAGAggatttgtgtgttttgtgggaGTAGTCAAGGCAAGAAGAGTAGTTATCAAGATGCTGCCATTGAGCTTGGCAATGAATTG GTCTCAAGAAACATTGATTTGGTCTATGGTGGAGGCAGCATAGGCCTAATGGGTTTGGTTTCACAAGCAGTTCATGATGGTGGTAGGCATgttattgg AGTTATTCCCAAGACACTCATGCCTAGAGAG TTAACTGGTGAAACAGTAGGAGAAGTGAAGGCAGTTGCAGATATGCATCAAAGGAAAGCAGAAATGGCTAGGCATTCTGATGCTTTTATTGCCTTACCAG GTGGTTATGGCACACTTGAGGAGCTACTTGAAGTGATTACATGGGCACAACTTGGCATCCACGATAAGCCG GTAGGATTGCTGAATGTGGATGGATATTACAAttcattattgtcatttattgaCAAAGCTGTGGAGGAAGGGTTCATTAGTCCCAATGCTCGCGAGATCATTGTATCTGCACCAACAGCGAAGGAGCTGGTCAAGAAACTGGAG GAATATGTTCCTTGCCACGAACAAGTTGCTTCCAAATTGAGCTGGGAGATGGAGCAGCTTGGCTATCCGCAAGCAGAAGAAATGGCGCGGTGA
- the LOC107761101 gene encoding BTB/POZ domain-containing protein At5g03250-like isoform X2 translates to MSFYLHKFPLLSRSGLLEKLMSESTKEDGLVCVLQLTDIPGGAKAFELVAKFCYGVRFELTPLNVVSLRCASEYLQMTNEYGEGNLVAQTEAFLNDVFGNWTDTIKALETCEEVLPHAEELHIVSRCINSLAMKAYGDSKLLNWPVMENSNDNTAGSDVWNGISTGTKSQPMTDDWWYEDVSFLSLPLYKRLIQAVEAGGMRPENISGALVFYAKKYIPLMNRQASFKDASHAKSASTPSEADQRALLEEIVELLPKQKGVTETRFLLRLLRTAMMLQVSPSCRENLEGRVGLQLDQATLDDLLIPNIGYSVETLYDIDCFQRILDHFLLLDQASAAASPCIMEENQLVEGNQSLASITRVANLVDSYLSEVAPDVNFKFPKFQSLAAAIPDYARPHADGIYRAIDIYLKAHPWLTDIEREQICRLMNCQKLSLEASTHAAQNERLPLRVIVQVLFFEQLRLRTSISGWFFVSDNLDNSQNLSGGMGQHGDNTRQGRGSSIEDMRGRVSELEKECNNMKEEFQKLVKTKRRWNIFCRRKSQCNSKSGKPSEAATCPTFPKIH, encoded by the exons ATGTCCTTTTATCTACACAAG TTCCCTTTGCTCTCAAGAAGTGGACTTCTAGAAAAGCTTATGAGTGAATCGACCAAAGAGGATGGATTGGTATGCGTTCTGCAGCTTACTGATATACCTGGTGGAGCTAAAGCATTTGAGTTAGTAGCCAAATTTTGTTATGGTGTTAGATTTGAACTCACACCTCTAAATGTAGTGAGTCTTAGATGTGCATCTGAGTATTTGCAAATGACCAACGAATACGGTGAAGGAAATCTAGTTGCACAAACGGAGGCTTTTCTTAACGATGTTTTTGGGAATTGGACAGACACAATAAAAGCTTTAGAAACCTGTGAAGAAGTTTTACCACATGCTGAAGAGCTTCATATTGTGTCGAGATGCATAAACTCGTTGGCGATGAAAGCTTATGGCGATTCAAAGTTACTTAATTGGCCTGTAATGGAGAATAGTAACGATAATACTGCAGGTTCTGATGTATGGAATGGTATAAGTACTGGAACGAAGTCACAGCCAATGACTGATGATTGGTGGTACGAAGATGTGTCGTTCCTCAGCTTACCTCTCTACAAACGTTTAATTCAGGCTGTTGAAGCTGGAGGAATGAGGCCTGAAAATATATCAGGCGCCCTCGTGTTTTATGCAAAGAAATACATTCCTTTAATGAATAGGCAAGCGAGTTTCAAGGACGCTAGTCATGCTAAATCAGCATCCACGCCATCAGAGGCAGATCAGAGGGCGCTTCTTGAAGAGATCGTGGAGTTATTACCAAAACAGAAAGGAGTAACAGAGACTAGGTTTCTTCTGAGGTTGCTCCGTACTGCTATGATGTTGCAAGTTAGTCCGTCGTGCAGAGAAAATTTGGAGGGAAGAGTCGGGTTGCAATTAGATCAAGCTACACTTGATGATTTGCTAATACCAAATATTGGTTACTCGGTCGAGACTTTATATGATATCGACTGTTTTCAGCGTATTCTGGACCATTTCTTATTATTAGACCAGGCTTCTGCTGCTGCATCTCCATGTATAATGGAAGAAAATCAATTGGTGGAAGGTAATCAGTCTTTGGCTTCAATAACAAGGGTGGCCAATTTGGTGGATTCATACCTTTCTGAGGTGGCGCCTGATGTTAATTTCAAGTTTCCGAAATTTCAGTCTCTTGCTGCTGCAATCCCAGATTATGCTAGGCCACATGCTGATGGTATCTATCGTGCAATCGATATATATTTGAAG GCACATCCTTGGCTTACAGATATTGAAAGAGAGCAAATTTGCAGACTAATGAATTGCCAGAAGCTTTCGTTAGAGGCGAGCACACATGCTGCTCAAAACGAGAGACTACCTCTAAGGGTTATCGTTCAAGTCTTATTCTTTGAACAGCTTCGACTACGTACATCCATTTCAGGATGGTTTTTTGTGTCTGATAATCTTGACAACTCACAAAATCTAAGTGGAGGGATGGGACAACATGGTGACAACACTAGACAGGGAAGGGGATCAAGCATTGAGGACATGAGGGGACGTGTTTCGGAGCTTGAAAAGGAGTGTAACAACATGAAGGAAGAGTTTCAGAAGCTGGTAAAAACAAAGAGAAGGTGGAATATATTTTGCAGAAGAAAATCTCAGTGTAACTCGAAATCAGGAAAGCCAAGTGAAGCTGCAACATGTCCCACTTTTCCAAAAATTCACTAG
- the LOC107761101 gene encoding BTB/POZ domain-containing protein At5g03250-like isoform X1, producing the protein MALLNLGSKSEAFCCEGQTWRCKSGLPSDITIEIGEMSFYLHKFPLLSRSGLLEKLMSESTKEDGLVCVLQLTDIPGGAKAFELVAKFCYGVRFELTPLNVVSLRCASEYLQMTNEYGEGNLVAQTEAFLNDVFGNWTDTIKALETCEEVLPHAEELHIVSRCINSLAMKAYGDSKLLNWPVMENSNDNTAGSDVWNGISTGTKSQPMTDDWWYEDVSFLSLPLYKRLIQAVEAGGMRPENISGALVFYAKKYIPLMNRQASFKDASHAKSASTPSEADQRALLEEIVELLPKQKGVTETRFLLRLLRTAMMLQVSPSCRENLEGRVGLQLDQATLDDLLIPNIGYSVETLYDIDCFQRILDHFLLLDQASAAASPCIMEENQLVEGNQSLASITRVANLVDSYLSEVAPDVNFKFPKFQSLAAAIPDYARPHADGIYRAIDIYLKAHPWLTDIEREQICRLMNCQKLSLEASTHAAQNERLPLRVIVQVLFFEQLRLRTSISGWFFVSDNLDNSQNLSGGMGQHGDNTRQGRGSSIEDMRGRVSELEKECNNMKEEFQKLVKTKRRWNIFCRRKSQCNSKSGKPSEAATCPTFPKIH; encoded by the exons ATGGCACTTTTGAATCTTGGTTCTAAATCCGAAGCCTTCTGTTGTGAAGGCCAGACTTG GCGTTGTAAATCAGGACTTCCAAGTGATATTACAATTGAAATTGGAGAAATGTCCTTTTATCTACACAAG TTCCCTTTGCTCTCAAGAAGTGGACTTCTAGAAAAGCTTATGAGTGAATCGACCAAAGAGGATGGATTGGTATGCGTTCTGCAGCTTACTGATATACCTGGTGGAGCTAAAGCATTTGAGTTAGTAGCCAAATTTTGTTATGGTGTTAGATTTGAACTCACACCTCTAAATGTAGTGAGTCTTAGATGTGCATCTGAGTATTTGCAAATGACCAACGAATACGGTGAAGGAAATCTAGTTGCACAAACGGAGGCTTTTCTTAACGATGTTTTTGGGAATTGGACAGACACAATAAAAGCTTTAGAAACCTGTGAAGAAGTTTTACCACATGCTGAAGAGCTTCATATTGTGTCGAGATGCATAAACTCGTTGGCGATGAAAGCTTATGGCGATTCAAAGTTACTTAATTGGCCTGTAATGGAGAATAGTAACGATAATACTGCAGGTTCTGATGTATGGAATGGTATAAGTACTGGAACGAAGTCACAGCCAATGACTGATGATTGGTGGTACGAAGATGTGTCGTTCCTCAGCTTACCTCTCTACAAACGTTTAATTCAGGCTGTTGAAGCTGGAGGAATGAGGCCTGAAAATATATCAGGCGCCCTCGTGTTTTATGCAAAGAAATACATTCCTTTAATGAATAGGCAAGCGAGTTTCAAGGACGCTAGTCATGCTAAATCAGCATCCACGCCATCAGAGGCAGATCAGAGGGCGCTTCTTGAAGAGATCGTGGAGTTATTACCAAAACAGAAAGGAGTAACAGAGACTAGGTTTCTTCTGAGGTTGCTCCGTACTGCTATGATGTTGCAAGTTAGTCCGTCGTGCAGAGAAAATTTGGAGGGAAGAGTCGGGTTGCAATTAGATCAAGCTACACTTGATGATTTGCTAATACCAAATATTGGTTACTCGGTCGAGACTTTATATGATATCGACTGTTTTCAGCGTATTCTGGACCATTTCTTATTATTAGACCAGGCTTCTGCTGCTGCATCTCCATGTATAATGGAAGAAAATCAATTGGTGGAAGGTAATCAGTCTTTGGCTTCAATAACAAGGGTGGCCAATTTGGTGGATTCATACCTTTCTGAGGTGGCGCCTGATGTTAATTTCAAGTTTCCGAAATTTCAGTCTCTTGCTGCTGCAATCCCAGATTATGCTAGGCCACATGCTGATGGTATCTATCGTGCAATCGATATATATTTGAAG GCACATCCTTGGCTTACAGATATTGAAAGAGAGCAAATTTGCAGACTAATGAATTGCCAGAAGCTTTCGTTAGAGGCGAGCACACATGCTGCTCAAAACGAGAGACTACCTCTAAGGGTTATCGTTCAAGTCTTATTCTTTGAACAGCTTCGACTACGTACATCCATTTCAGGATGGTTTTTTGTGTCTGATAATCTTGACAACTCACAAAATCTAAGTGGAGGGATGGGACAACATGGTGACAACACTAGACAGGGAAGGGGATCAAGCATTGAGGACATGAGGGGACGTGTTTCGGAGCTTGAAAAGGAGTGTAACAACATGAAGGAAGAGTTTCAGAAGCTGGTAAAAACAAAGAGAAGGTGGAATATATTTTGCAGAAGAAAATCTCAGTGTAACTCGAAATCAGGAAAGCCAAGTGAAGCTGCAACATGTCCCACTTTTCCAAAAATTCACTAG